The DNA sequence GACAACAGATGTGCTTCAGTTCATGCTAAGTGTTTTTGGGAAATCACAATCTGTGAGGGTTTACAGGCATGTATGACACAAACATCAGTTTGCAGTGGGGGAAAAGAACTTCCAACTAATAGGAAAAAGTCCACATTCCTTACTGCATATAATCCTGAAGGCCTTATAAGGTCGGATCCAGCTACTTGCTGGCCTTGTCTCTATCACTGTCTGCCTCTAGTACCCTACTCTTTTATTCTCCTAGCTCTTTGTCACTTTTCTGCACTTCCAAGCCTGCCCTTGCTAGTGCTCCTAGCCACCTCACACCCTGTGAACTTGCTGCACTTGAATACATTTGTTTGACTCCATGTCTGTTATTCTATATAGGCCAGAGATCAGATTTGGCCCAGAGACTGAAGTTTGCCAATCTCTACAGACTGTGGGTTCCTGAAGGTCAGGAAACCTAAATGATTCCTCTGTTCCCTCCAGGGCTCAATAGTGCCTCACACTTTATACTCATCAAGGAAACAGTTTATAAATCACTGCCTCTCATTGGCTCACAAAGACTCCCCCCTCTAGAGGTCTTTAGAAAAAACTCTAATATTTCACAGGCATCAACTTCATCCCAGGTGTCCCAAACAACTCACCACCCATATTCATGCCCTCCTCATCCAGGTCCTGTCCACTGTCATATCGAGTCTTTTTCTTGGGATCAGAAAGGATGGTAAAGGCCTCTCCAACTTCTTTgaactttttctcctcctccttctgaacCTCAGCACTGGCTCCACTATGCCGATCtaaagggagaaggggaagaacaCACATGAAACCAGAATTTCTTAACAAAGTTTAAGAGAAGACCACTTGATATCTGCTTTTGGAATTTGGTACCTCCCATAATATAGAAGGGTATAGAGCTTAGCACTCCCTTATTCCCACTGAAGAGCCTCTCCAGGTACCCACTCTAGACTGAGCATGATGGGCCTGCTGCACCCCTTCCCCACCAGCTCTACCTGGATGGTGCATCAAGGCCCGTTTCCGATAAGCTTTCTTGATCTCGTCTTCAGAGGCATTCTTGTCCACTCCAAGGATCTTGTAGTAATCTTTCCTTTTACTCTTCTTCAGTTCCAGCTGTGCATTTTTTAATAGCTGTTTGTGTTCTAGAGGGAGACACAAGGCATTAAAGGACAAATCTGACTCTAGGTTCCTTTGGCAGATCCCAGCCCAGCTGCCCAAGAGGCAGACGCCTTCGTAACCATACCAGGGGCTTTTATGGTGCTCTCTTCTGGAGATAAAGGGAAGTAAAGGTGACAGGGAAGAATTGGGACCACTTGGGTGGGTGCCTAAGCACTGTTTACTTCTTCCTGGCTGGTGATCAAATAAGCTTCCGGTACATCTCTGAGCCCTGAATCAAATGACCTTGTGTCCAGTTTTAGGGCCTCCAAGTAAGACCACATGGTTCCCAGAGAAACAAGTGCTCTCAAACCCTGTTACCTTTTGTTTTCTCCGTCTGATACACTTTTTCATAGTCCCGCACTGCTTCTTCATACTGCTCTGTGTCCATGTAACTGAGAAGGAAGTACAGGGCAATACAGTGCTCAGACATAAACATCAATGGCCTGGGGGATTGCTCTAGAGtgaaaggcatggctcaagcaggagatgCACCCTTTGGGTAAAGTGCTTCATTAAACAGAAGAACCCTTAATCTTAAAAAAGATTTAGCTATCAGTTCCTTAAGGAAAAAGAGACAAGCCTCATAGCATTTGCACCTAACCAACAAAGTGATGCTCTGCTCTGAGTGGAAAACAATCAAAGGGAAAAGTTCCTTGTGACACAGAGCCACCCAAGAGGCACCTGGATAGCCTCAGGAAAGGCAACGTGAAGGCACCTATTTGACTGCTCAGGACTgaaacataagagaaaaattaTCAAGTGCAGTAAGTGGCTATGAAAGAGCTTTTGAAATCTGCAGTGTTGTAAACATGCAGGGCTAGCTCCAATCCAGGGTAGAAGTGGGATTAGTGAGTCATTAGAAGAATCAAATTCAGGGTGGTAGCTGCTGGCAAATACTTCAATTAAGACCAATCAATCTGAGAAATGGGAGTGAGATAGAAGAGGAGACTAAAAACACAGGTTTGCTTCTATTTcaatagtataaaataaaagaggGGACCCTGGTCAAGACAGAAGGAATCTAACTGAAGAGGCTGCTTGCCAGacctttaaaatgtcttttccaTCGAAGCAAGTGACAGTTTCATGTCCCAATAAGATCACTGGCACCAAGATTGGCATCTTGATCTAACATACTATGGTGACTGTTCTAGAGACACACCATCAGCTGGGGAACAGACAGAGACCATGCAATGCAGCTAGTTGCTGCATACCAGAGATTCAGTTGATACCACTACCACACAAGCCCATCTTTGCACACATCAGGAACCTCCTTCAGTCTCAGAGGTAGGGAGATTGATATCAACATGGCTGGCAAAAGAGAAACTTAACATCTTAGGCATCTCTGATTTTCTGGAAACATCTTTATTTATGACCTTAAAAAAACCCAATGCCTTGTGGACACAGGGTACAAATGCTTCTAGGAGCTCAGAGAACCAATTTATTGAATAAAGTGtaatatatttataagtaaaagtaaaagaaaactgagaattgtCAGCCTTGGGTTAGAATGATCTGACAAATAAGTGACCCTGACAAACTTTTCTGGGTCTGTATATAATGTATTAAACAAGTCATACTACAGTGATATACATTTctattcacatttttttaaactcaaaaatATTCTTCCATTTTAAACTGTTTACAATGTTGAAAAGTAAGAAAGCTTTAGGGTAAAAGGGAGAACGCTAGCTCCTGACTGTAGCAAACACTGTGTATCTGTTTAATTTTAAGGGTAAGTTGAGGCAGACTGGGCCAATGGAAAGGATTGGTAAGGCTTTAGCCTGAGCTAATCAGGTATGTCTTATCAACCCTAGCTGCTTGAGAGAACAGCTGCCAGGTCTCAGCCAGCTGAGCCAAACAGTGTACACTATTCCCActgtggtggaatcttagaggCACAGCCTCTCTAAGAACTGCTTTGTTTCTAACACAAAAATAAGGAGTTGTCTGATCAAAGCAATTCCTAGAAGAAAATTATCCTCCATCCCAGGATCTTACTCTTAAATCAATCTGCTGTTCTCTTTCCATTCCCTGTTCACACACTTTAGAGCAGTACATGAGGATGATATAGTAGGAGTCTAGCCACCACCTTTCTACCAGATATTAGATGattctttttgttgctattttagaTAAAATGGCAGGGAATGCCTTCATCTATGGCATTTTAAGGTAGTTCTTTAGTTGGATCAAAGGGTGTTTATATCTTTTTGTCTTCTACTTTTTTAGGGAAGGTAAGAGGTgttggggataaaacccagggacCTAtacaggctaggcaagtgctctatcaccgaGCTATACCCCTCAGCCCCAAGATAtattatctatatctatctatatatctgtatctatctacctatatgaaatataatttttttttcttttttggtgggattggggcttgaactcagggcttcatgcctgcaaagcaggtactatatagcttgagctgtgcctccagtccttttcttaaacaaaaaaaaaaaaaaaaagggggggggagggtggggctggcagagtggctcaagtggtagagtgcctactagtgtgagtccctgagttcaaatcccagtactgccaaaaggaaaaaagtgaatttttaaaaaattgggggtttagagtacctgcctaccaagcatgagtggtgctgaggattcaaaccaaggcctcacacatgctaggcaagttctctacaaTCGAGCTATACTTTCAGTTCAAACTTCAACTCTCGACTGCCAGTTGTGTACAAAGATGGAATGAGTAAGGGTTTGGGAATGAGTGAGGGTTTGTCTCACAGAATCTAAAATGTAATCAATCTATGTCCTATTGGGCAGATTATGTAAtccagttaaaaacaaacaaacactactACACACCTTAGCAGTTTTCCTAAATGAGATAATGTTGGGAAAATGAAATCAGAGGTAGCCTTCAAGACATTCTGTACCACTAATGAGATGGGAGAGCTTAAATGACTTGCTTGTCAGGCATCAACAACAGTACTGGTTCTTTGGACCTAATATTTTATAAGGAATGGAGTGAGTGTTGGAAGACTGGTATACAACAAATATGTCTTCCCTCAGGTTCTTTACAGGTAAGAAGTTCTTCTCTGGGGAATaatataaaatgagaagagattatttctctctcttttttttttttttgtggtgctggggatcaaacccagggccttatggatggtaggcaaacactctagTGCTACATCTCCAacactacttttcttttttttttttttggagactgggtcttgctatgtagcccaagcccaagctgacctcaaacttgcaattctcctgcctccgtctccagagtgctgggattacaggcatacatcacCATAGCTGGCCCAGAAGAGATGATTTCTGAGAGAGGTCCTTCCTAGCTCCTGGTACTGTTCCTGTCTGGTACATTCAAGAGTAAGATGAACAAAGAAACTGTGGAGCCCAGATCTCTGGGGAACATCTGGGCACTATGTGTAGGCATAATCCTAGCTCATAAATCACCGTGTCAGTCTCAGTCCCTTCTGCTCAAAACACAGCATAGACTGACTACCCATCTACAATATTTCAGAAAGAGGTTCCCTTATATTGCTGAGAGGGTGAGGCTGAGCCAGATTGACTCCTTCAAATGCAAGATTATCCTCCCTCACCCAGAACAAACAGGGTAGGTAAAACCCTCAACTTATTCCTCCCTCTCCCAAGCCCATACATTCAGTCAACAAAACATTTACTGGGTGAGCACcaatgtgccaagcactgtgccaAGTTAGAGCAAAAGTgaacaacacaaaataaaatctcCAAAGGAAATGGATTTACACTTTAACAAAAGGAATTTGGGTCAGGCATCAGAGGAAACTTACTGACCGTGAGGGGCGTTAGACACAGGCATGGGAGACTGAGGGAGCTTGTGCAATCTCCTCCGCTGGAGGTCTATAAAGATAGTCTAGGGCTGGAACAATCCCACCTAGAGGCAGGGGGAAGGACCAAATGACCTCACAACATCCCTCGGTCTGCTTCATCATCCACAATGCAATTCCCCTAGTAGGCCAGCGGcaactccctcttcccccaccctccagAGGCACTTACCACTGAGCTCTTCTCAAGTAGGCTTTTATGTAAGTGTCATCGAGCTTCACTGCCTGTGTGCAGTCTTCTATTGCATCATCTAGTTTCCTAAGCTTCAGGAGAGAGAAAGCAGTCATACTTCACATCTTCAGTGACTGAGTTGCCCAGAAGCTGTGAGCATGGTTTCAAAATTCTAAAAGAATTGGTCATGCTGGCTCCCTGTTATGCTAAGCTCTTGTTCTTGCTCATTATCTCAGAGTCTAAAGACATCAAACCCAAAATTGGTTTCTTTACTATGTGATCCAAGTTGCAAGATACCACAGTTATCTACAAGGATAAATCACCTACCACTGCAAGTTAGTGCCCAACAAACAAAACATGGTTCCTGCCCTCCATTCTTCCAGAGGTCAACTAGAGGGATATAATtactgcaatttttttcttttctttttttttttttttgtggtactagggcttgaactcaaggcctcatgcttgctaggcaggagttctaccacttgcaccactctgccagcccatgacTGTGATTTTCAACTACTAAAATTCTATGAGGACAAGAAGCCCACTCTTGTTTCTTACAGTATGTAGGGCCACAAGAGCACTCTGGTCATTTTCAACTGTGCATAGTGACCATCAGTTATGATGGAGGAAAAAAACTAAGCCTGCCTCCTATATATCactcctgaaaaataaaagagctcttaagcaaaaagaaacagTAATACTTACTTAAAAGCTCCTAGCCATTCTCTTACCGGAGAAAAGAGACCTTGAGGAAGAGTAAGTGGCAATATCTTCCAAAATGTCCCTAAAGTATCCCTAAATTACACAGAAAAGATAAAACCTTGTCTTTCAGAAGGTAGTTCCTAACAAGGTGAGATACAACTTTTCCAgaactatttttcctctttcatctGACTTACTCTCACCAGGAATACTTCCTAAGACCTTTTTGATATcccttaaaatgttttcataagcACCACAACCCAGATCAAGTGCTTACCTTGGAATTCACTGTACCCCGATTACAGTAGAGTTtagcatttgtttttatattgttgGGGTCTATCCCCAGGGCTTCTGTGTATAGTTCATATGCTAGCTTGTAATTTCCTTCCTTAAATGCTTTATTCccatcttctttctttgctttaaggGCTTTGGCATTCTACAGAGAAAAGCAAAGGGAAGTCAGTTCACATCCAGAAAGATCATTGTACAACAAGGCCAGAGTCTACTCTCAATTTCTTCCACTCTAGTAATTTACCATCACACAGCTCTCCCCACCATCTGGACTAATTGTTGCTCACTGGTGCTTCCAACAGTGACAGGAGGAAGAGCTATTTCATTCCTTGTGATTCTAAAATTTTCCATGCTAATTACCTCTTGTGTCTGTATGTTGGGGGGCAGTGGAGGGgtattggggatcaaacctggggccttgtgcatgctaggcaagtgttctactgcttaGCTACATCCCCGGCCCTATTCTATCTTAAGGCCCCAAATGGGAGCTTTCTTTTCCATCCAGATCACCATGCCTAGAACTTACTCTGCAAGCAACACAAGCCTTCTCATGGTCAGGAGCCATCCTGAGAGCCTGTACAAAAAACTGAACCGCCTTTTCAATACAATCTTCGTAATAAAGGCAAAGACCTCGTACATACAGAGCATCGGCATTGGTGGAATCCATTCGTAAAATGTCACTGCAATAATCAGAAAGGGAATATTTAACTGTGGTTTGGAATGTCCTAGTCATTCCTACTATTTCTGGGCAGTTTGTTCCTTGACTAGGTGCCTAGTACTAAAAGTATCCAAAGACAGAAAGATTCCCCAGAATTCTTCCCAAATAAACTATGTTTCCTTAAGagcttttttaaatttctttcttcctttacttatttatttatttttgcattgttcAGGATTAACTCCAAGGCCTcaatgtgtgctaggcaagcactatccCACTGAGCCATACACTCCCCCAATCCAATACATTTCTGTGTCCTTATCAGAATAGAGTTAGCAAATTAACAGCCCAAAGGCCAAATCCTTTCAgctgctgcttttctttctttctctttctctcctctcctctctctctcctggccCCCAAGTGCTAGAGACTGAACCTAGGGCTTagtacatgctaagcacacactaccactgagccacacctccagcccatctgccactggttttgctttgtttttttgatggtactggggtttgaactcagggcttcatgctttgttaggcaggccctctaccgtTTGaattactctgccagccctgcaacTGTTTcctataaataaaactttattgaaacgCAGCCAtacccattcattcatctattatCTTTAGCTGCTTTTTGCACTACAATGGCAAAGCTCAGTAGCTGCAACAGAGAGCTATgccttacaaagcctaaaat is a window from the Castor canadensis chromosome 11, mCasCan1.hap1v2, whole genome shotgun sequence genome containing:
- the Dnajc7 gene encoding dnaJ homolog subfamily C member 7 isoform X2, producing the protein MCPKNASYYGNRAATLMMLGKFREALGDAQQSVRLDDSFVRGHLREGKCHLSLGNAMAACRSYQRALELDHKNAQAQQEFKNANAVMEYEKIAETDFEKRDFRKVVFCMDRALEFAPACHRFKILKAECLAMLGRYPEAQSVASDILRMDSTNADALYVRGLCLYYEDCIEKAVQFFVQALRMAPDHEKACVACRNAKALKAKKEDGNKAFKEGNYKLAYELYTEALGIDPNNIKTNAKLYCNRGTVNSKLRKLDDAIEDCTQAVKLDDTYIKAYLRRAQCYMDTEQYEEAVRDYEKVYQTEKTKEHKQLLKNAQLELKKSKRKDYYKILGVDKNASEDEIKKAYRKRALMHHPDRHSGASAEVQKEEEKKFKEVGEAFTILSDPKKKTRYDSGQDLDEEGMNMGDFDANNIFKAFFGGPGGFSFEASGPGNFFFQFG
- the Dnajc7 gene encoding dnaJ homolog subfamily C member 7 isoform X1, encoding MAAAAECDVVMAATEPELLEDEEAKREAESFKEQGNAYYAKKDYNEAYNYYTKAIDMCPKNASYYGNRAATLMMLGKFREALGDAQQSVRLDDSFVRGHLREGKCHLSLGNAMAACRSYQRALELDHKNAQAQQEFKNANAVMEYEKIAETDFEKRDFRKVVFCMDRALEFAPACHRFKILKAECLAMLGRYPEAQSVASDILRMDSTNADALYVRGLCLYYEDCIEKAVQFFVQALRMAPDHEKACVACRNAKALKAKKEDGNKAFKEGNYKLAYELYTEALGIDPNNIKTNAKLYCNRGTVNSKLRKLDDAIEDCTQAVKLDDTYIKAYLRRAQCYMDTEQYEEAVRDYEKVYQTEKTKEHKQLLKNAQLELKKSKRKDYYKILGVDKNASEDEIKKAYRKRALMHHPDRHSGASAEVQKEEEKKFKEVGEAFTILSDPKKKTRYDSGQDLDEEGMNMGDFDANNIFKAFFGGPGGFSFEASGPGNFFFQFG